A portion of the Leifsonia sp. EB41 genome contains these proteins:
- a CDS encoding carbohydrate ABC transporter permease: MSELALARKPSSSAAAKPARIRGRGTLGWRAPLLFLGPFFLLFAAMYVAPIVYAAIASLFVVKRSGLGLVAPTQVFAPSANYARAFSDPDFVHSLGRVALFGVVQVPVMLGLALALALLIDSKSARGKGFFRLSNFLPYAIPGVSAALVWSFMYSTQSSPINHLLKPLGLQVPFFADGTVLWSVANIVTWSWTGYNMIIIYAALQSIPAEVLEAAKIDGASPVRIAWSVKIPMVRSAIILTAVFSIIGSAQLYNEPTVLQPISGGAISSTFTPIMSAQAAVSAGDYPYAAAQSVILAVLVGMISFVFFRLTNRPERERPRVAQRKARA; the protein is encoded by the coding sequence GTGAGCGAACTGGCTCTTGCCCGTAAGCCCTCATCGTCGGCGGCTGCGAAGCCGGCGCGGATACGAGGGCGAGGGACGCTCGGCTGGCGGGCGCCGCTGCTGTTTCTCGGGCCGTTCTTCCTGCTCTTCGCGGCGATGTACGTCGCCCCGATCGTCTACGCCGCCATCGCCAGCCTGTTCGTCGTCAAGCGTTCCGGGCTCGGGCTCGTCGCACCGACTCAGGTCTTCGCGCCGTCGGCGAACTACGCGCGAGCCTTCTCCGACCCCGACTTCGTCCACTCGCTCGGTCGGGTCGCGTTGTTCGGTGTCGTTCAGGTGCCCGTGATGCTCGGGCTCGCCCTCGCGCTCGCCCTCCTCATCGATTCGAAGTCCGCCCGTGGCAAAGGGTTCTTCCGGCTGTCCAACTTCCTTCCCTATGCGATCCCGGGTGTGAGCGCCGCACTGGTCTGGTCGTTCATGTACTCGACGCAGTCGAGTCCGATCAACCACCTCCTGAAGCCGCTCGGCCTTCAGGTGCCCTTCTTCGCCGACGGGACGGTGCTGTGGTCCGTGGCCAACATCGTCACCTGGAGCTGGACCGGGTACAACATGATCATCATCTACGCGGCTCTGCAGTCCATCCCGGCGGAAGTGCTGGAGGCGGCGAAGATCGACGGCGCATCCCCGGTGCGGATCGCCTGGAGCGTCAAGATCCCGATGGTGAGGAGCGCCATCATCCTCACGGCCGTGTTCTCCATCATCGGATCCGCCCAGCTCTACAACGAGCCGACCGTCTTGCAGCCGATCTCCGGAGGGGCGATCTCGTCGACGTTCACCCCGATCATGTCCGCCCAGGCGGCTGTCTCGGCGGGCGACTATCCCTACGCGGCCGCGCAGTCGGTCATCCTCGCGGTGCTCGTCGGCATGATCTCGTTCGTCTTCTTCCGGCTGACGAACCGTCCAGAGCGCGAGCGACCGCGCGTGGCACAGAGGAAGGCGCGCGCATGA
- a CDS encoding LacI family DNA-binding transcriptional regulator, producing MTTPALRSSTQRPPGMTDVARVAGVSAQTVSRVLSGHPNVQQKTRAKVLAAVEQLGYRKNNAARVLSSGRSRTIGVVQLQTSFYSRTAIAVGIEEAARAAGYSVSAATSPSLDASSIEEAMSRLADQGVEGIILALPLVHSTKAIEEITKATPTITIDGSRTSATEIVAIDQSQAARIATQHLLDLGHKTVWHVSGPSGWLDALSRAEGWRRTLEDAGITPPPALEGDWSPASGYRNGLILGRIPEVTAVFVASDEMAFGVIRAFHELGRRIPEDISVVGVDDIALAEYCSPSLTTVAQPFSKMGELAVQHLLRYMADPEVTLAPASVEPHLIVRSSTGPLGG from the coding sequence ATGACAACGCCTGCGCTCCGAAGCTCCACGCAGCGGCCGCCCGGGATGACCGACGTTGCGAGGGTCGCCGGCGTATCCGCGCAGACCGTCTCTCGCGTCCTCAGCGGCCATCCGAACGTGCAGCAGAAGACGCGGGCGAAAGTCCTCGCGGCGGTCGAACAGCTCGGTTATCGCAAGAACAATGCCGCACGGGTCCTGTCGTCAGGCCGCAGCCGCACGATCGGTGTGGTGCAACTGCAGACCAGTTTCTACTCGCGCACCGCCATCGCCGTCGGCATCGAGGAGGCGGCCCGCGCGGCCGGCTATTCGGTGAGCGCGGCGACGAGCCCGTCGCTCGACGCATCCTCCATCGAAGAGGCGATGTCGCGACTGGCTGATCAAGGCGTGGAGGGAATCATCCTCGCGCTGCCGCTGGTCCACTCCACGAAGGCGATCGAGGAGATCACGAAGGCGACGCCGACGATCACGATCGACGGGTCACGCACGTCGGCGACGGAGATCGTCGCCATCGACCAATCGCAGGCTGCGCGGATAGCGACGCAGCATCTCCTCGATCTCGGTCACAAGACGGTCTGGCACGTATCCGGCCCCTCGGGATGGCTCGACGCGCTCAGTCGTGCTGAAGGCTGGCGCCGCACGCTCGAAGACGCCGGGATCACGCCGCCTCCCGCGCTGGAGGGAGACTGGTCGCCGGCCTCGGGATACCGGAACGGTCTCATCCTGGGCCGAATCCCGGAGGTGACGGCGGTGTTCGTGGCGAGTGACGAGATGGCGTTCGGGGTGATCCGGGCATTCCATGAACTCGGCCGCCGGATCCCCGAGGACATCTCCGTCGTCGGTGTCGATGACATCGCCCTCGCCGAGTACTGCTCGCCTTCGCTCACGACGGTGGCGCAACCCTTCTCGAAGATGGGCGAACTCGCCGTCCAGCACCTGCTTCGCTACATGGCCGACCCGGAGGTCACGCTGGCGCCGGCGTCCGTCGAACCCCACCTGATCGTCCGGTCGTCGACGGGACCGCTCGGCGGCTGA
- a CDS encoding discoidin domain-containing protein — MPSAPASADTAAPPGSALPSSQYTLLGFDSESAPYPAPPSLDGTAAGAFDGDYSTQWASNYNAGSPDPMPHYLTFDIGAEHTLTGLGYSVKVQGNGPAKDVEVLTTNDPAVAKDGTSTGWTPSGTATFQQPTSATQIQYVTFAQPVTARYVQFRVLDSINGSDNASASELVVYSTDSIAGQPAGKAITNSQYSVVGEDSQATDSGDGSAASAFDQNYATQWASLWNASPQPGFPHWVTFDVGGSFTLTGLGYSVKVQSNGPVKDAKVYTTNDAATAQDPNAAGWTLAGTATFVQPTSNTQLQYVSFANPVAARYVRFEAEDSINGSRNASASELVAYSTDSDTTPTPATPPGPPSPYTVKTTSIDSTDWNYPDDTSASNYLDKDGTYHFEEAHSLYSKTDPRAWSFYTGTNIDDATADQAISNAGTNPDTTALCNNSPTGKEATVAPGSTSHSEANYCDLTQVWVDPDTGDWYGLVHNEFTPEPFADGLHYDSIDYAVSKDQGKTWSIPGHAITSPYSTVRGDTAAFPQQTYYYGDGDPRLYVDYASGYFYSFYGSRVVNKGGGWVAFYEHVARAPISGKMATGTWQKWYDGAWTQPGIGGKESNMTPVTASSTTGYTAPDKEYDPTTPGSAQQQIKNGQMPGTSPLFVMDVTYDAYLGLYIGEPQNPDQSGTAPQEFYATKSLATQQWFKLGDTGKSYTTASWYRWFIDPANKTGSAVVGKSFRSYCSYGCMNGSSAQYANVTIDVDKPAAAIDTTKQYTIANGDGRLLGVDGKSGKLRSAAAVNQAAGTWTFAPTGDGAYTLADHAGDLLGVDSSSTAGRAWGAKLALSPKGAPDVGQQWFVVPNTSATTGDATGGVRLVNRYSGLVLGFDNSSVQTTPQRTWDQAAAKGLSSASDQTLVLTEYAGDGTTNPSAH, encoded by the coding sequence GTGCCCTCCGCACCGGCGAGCGCCGACACGGCAGCTCCTCCCGGCAGCGCGCTGCCGAGCTCGCAGTACACCCTCCTGGGCTTCGACTCGGAGTCAGCGCCCTATCCCGCTCCCCCCTCTCTCGACGGGACCGCCGCTGGTGCATTCGACGGCGACTACTCGACTCAGTGGGCGTCGAACTACAACGCCGGCTCCCCCGACCCGATGCCGCACTACCTCACGTTCGACATCGGGGCAGAGCACACGCTGACCGGTCTCGGCTACTCGGTCAAGGTGCAGGGCAACGGTCCGGCAAAGGATGTCGAAGTCCTGACCACGAACGACCCCGCCGTCGCCAAGGACGGGACGAGCACCGGTTGGACTCCGTCGGGGACTGCGACCTTCCAGCAACCCACGAGCGCCACTCAGATCCAGTACGTGACGTTCGCCCAGCCCGTCACCGCACGCTACGTCCAGTTCCGCGTGCTCGACTCCATCAACGGCTCCGACAACGCATCGGCCTCGGAGCTCGTCGTCTACAGCACGGACAGCATCGCCGGACAGCCAGCCGGCAAGGCGATCACGAACTCGCAGTACAGCGTGGTCGGAGAAGACTCTCAAGCGACGGACAGCGGTGACGGCTCGGCCGCGTCCGCGTTCGACCAGAACTACGCGACCCAGTGGGCGAGCCTGTGGAACGCCAGCCCGCAGCCGGGCTTCCCGCACTGGGTCACCTTCGACGTGGGAGGGTCCTTCACCCTCACCGGGCTCGGATACTCGGTGAAGGTGCAGAGCAACGGTCCCGTCAAGGACGCGAAGGTCTACACGACGAACGACGCGGCGACCGCACAGGATCCCAACGCGGCGGGATGGACGCTCGCAGGGACAGCCACCTTCGTGCAACCCACGAGCAACACCCAGCTCCAGTACGTCAGCTTCGCGAACCCGGTCGCGGCACGCTACGTCCGGTTCGAGGCCGAGGACTCGATCAACGGCTCGCGCAACGCCTCGGCATCGGAGCTCGTCGCGTACTCGACCGATTCGGACACCACACCGACGCCGGCCACTCCTCCCGGACCCCCCTCGCCGTACACGGTGAAGACGACCTCGATCGATTCGACCGACTGGAACTATCCCGACGACACCTCGGCGAGCAACTACCTCGACAAGGACGGGACCTACCACTTCGAGGAGGCGCACTCGCTCTACTCCAAGACGGACCCGCGAGCGTGGTCCTTCTATACCGGGACGAACATCGACGATGCCACCGCGGACCAGGCGATCAGCAACGCGGGAACCAACCCCGACACGACAGCGCTCTGCAACAACAGCCCGACCGGCAAGGAGGCGACGGTCGCTCCCGGGTCGACCAGCCACTCCGAGGCGAACTACTGCGACCTGACCCAGGTCTGGGTCGATCCGGACACGGGGGACTGGTACGGACTGGTCCACAACGAGTTCACCCCGGAGCCGTTCGCCGATGGTCTCCACTACGACTCGATCGACTATGCGGTGTCGAAGGACCAGGGCAAGACCTGGAGCATCCCCGGGCACGCGATCACGTCGCCATACAGCACGGTGCGCGGAGACACCGCCGCGTTCCCACAGCAGACGTACTACTACGGTGACGGCGATCCGCGACTGTATGTCGACTACGCTTCGGGATACTTCTACTCCTTCTACGGATCCCGCGTGGTCAACAAGGGCGGAGGCTGGGTCGCGTTCTACGAGCATGTCGCCCGCGCTCCGATCTCCGGCAAGATGGCCACGGGAACCTGGCAGAAGTGGTACGACGGCGCCTGGACGCAGCCGGGAATCGGCGGCAAGGAGAGCAACATGACTCCTGTCACGGCCAGCAGCACCACGGGCTACACCGCTCCCGACAAGGAGTACGACCCGACGACCCCGGGAAGCGCCCAGCAGCAGATCAAGAACGGCCAGATGCCGGGAACATCGCCGCTGTTCGTCATGGACGTCACCTACGACGCCTACCTCGGCCTCTACATCGGCGAGCCGCAGAACCCGGACCAATCGGGCACCGCGCCCCAGGAGTTCTACGCGACGAAGAGCCTGGCGACCCAGCAGTGGTTCAAGCTCGGCGACACCGGAAAGAGCTACACGACAGCCTCCTGGTACCGCTGGTTCATCGACCCGGCCAACAAGACCGGTTCGGCCGTCGTCGGCAAGTCGTTCCGTTCGTATTGCTCGTACGGATGCATGAACGGTTCTTCGGCGCAGTACGCGAACGTCACGATCGACGTCGACAAGCCGGCTGCCGCCATCGACACCACCAAGCAGTACACCATCGCGAACGGCGACGGACGGCTGCTGGGCGTCGACGGGAAGAGCGGGAAGCTGAGAAGTGCCGCGGCGGTCAACCAGGCGGCGGGTACGTGGACGTTCGCCCCAACGGGTGATGGCGCCTACACCCTGGCCGATCACGCCGGCGATCTCCTCGGCGTCGACTCGTCGTCCACGGCCGGCCGCGCCTGGGGTGCGAAGCTCGCGCTCTCGCCGAAGGGCGCCCCGGATGTCGGGCAACAGTGGTTCGTCGTGCCGAACACCTCGGCGACGACGGGCGACGCCACCGGCGGTGTGCGCCTCGTGAACCGCTACAGCGGTCTGGTGCTCGGATTCGACAACTCGAGCGTGCAGACCACCCCGCAGCGCACCTGGGACCAGGCCGCAGCGAAGGGGCTGTCGTCGGCCTCCGACCAGACTCTGGTCCTGACCGAATATGCAGGCGACGGGACCACCAACCCGTCCGCGCACTAG
- a CDS encoding carbohydrate ABC transporter permease, producing MTATVDKISPARPRNRAVKPRRDTSPLSRTVVMILLSLSSIYFLFPLWWLVVSATKPFGQQFSGSGLWFDGFGLFDNIARLTAQNGGIFWQWMLNSLLYCGVGALVGTLLSAMAGYALAKYEFRGRGALFGAILAAVLVPKILFTLPLYLMFSGVGLINNPLAVLLPSVVSPFGVYLSRVFAAQSVPDEVVEAGRLDGASEFRIFRSISTKMMLPALVTIFLFQFVDIWNNYLLPAMVLSDDRLQPVTVGLVGWNASHVAVPPPLVVIGSLVSIVPLVVAFLALQRFWRAGMTAGAVK from the coding sequence ATGACCGCGACCGTTGACAAGATCTCGCCGGCGCGCCCGCGGAATCGTGCGGTGAAGCCGCGTCGTGACACCAGCCCGCTGAGCCGCACAGTCGTGATGATCCTGCTCTCCCTCTCGAGCATCTACTTCCTGTTCCCGCTGTGGTGGCTCGTCGTCTCGGCGACCAAACCGTTCGGCCAGCAGTTCAGCGGCAGCGGCCTCTGGTTCGACGGGTTCGGCCTGTTCGACAACATCGCACGGCTCACCGCGCAGAACGGCGGCATCTTCTGGCAGTGGATGCTGAACAGCCTCCTCTACTGCGGCGTCGGCGCGCTCGTCGGCACGCTGCTGTCCGCGATGGCCGGCTATGCGTTGGCCAAGTACGAGTTCCGGGGCCGCGGTGCGCTGTTCGGCGCGATCCTCGCGGCTGTGCTGGTGCCCAAGATCCTCTTCACGCTGCCTCTCTATCTGATGTTCTCGGGCGTCGGACTCATCAACAATCCGCTCGCCGTGCTGCTGCCCAGCGTCGTCAGCCCGTTCGGGGTCTACCTGTCGCGCGTGTTCGCGGCGCAGTCGGTGCCCGATGAAGTCGTCGAGGCGGGTCGCCTCGACGGCGCGAGCGAGTTCCGCATCTTCCGCTCGATCTCCACGAAGATGATGCTGCCGGCGCTCGTCACGATCTTCCTGTTCCAGTTCGTCGACATCTGGAACAACTACCTCCTGCCGGCCATGGTGCTCAGCGACGATCGTCTGCAGCCGGTCACGGTCGGGTTGGTGGGCTGGAACGCCAGCCATGTCGCTGTTCCGCCGCCGCTGGTCGTGATCGGCTCGCTCGTCTCGATCGTCCCTCTCGTCGTCGCCTTCCTCGCCCTGCAGCGGTTCTGGCGTGCCGGGATGACGGCGGGAGCCGTCAAGTGA
- a CDS encoding beta-galactosidase, with the protein MTVATSAAILNYSNGALLRDGVEHRVLSGSLHYFRVHPALWRDRLERIAALGLNTVDTYVAWNFHQRRAEQPADFSGWRDLERFVRLAGELGLDVIVRPGPYICAEWDNGGFPAWLTARSGRGLRSSDPLFLDAVAEWFDDLIPRLVSLQASHGGPIVAMQVENEYGSYGDDGTYLAWLRDALIERGVTELLYTADGPTDLMLDGGSIPGVLATATFGSRATQAIGLLRSRRNGEPFICAEYWNGWFDHWGERHHVRSVPSADATLAEILELGGSVSLYMAHGGTNFGLWAGANHDGALQPTITSYDSDAPVAEHGALTAKFMALRERLTEFTGVLPPAPPAAPPVLAPRAISVESGRALLESLGSAAAGIASTRPLSFEQLGLPSGLVLYSARPRLPRGSTTLTITGLHDRAQVFVDGVPAGVISDETGTLELVGTGAPVELQILVENQGRINYGPLLGQGKGILGGVQVGRRLVHGWTMRALPLDEWSPAMLRQLASTPESVGARISRAPGFATAQVEITEPADTFLALPGFRKGFVWVNGFLVGRYWDVGPQLTLYVPAPLLTSGVNTITVLELEQSGDRIEFRGAPELGPTEEYIETFDDE; encoded by the coding sequence GTGACGGTGGCGACGAGCGCCGCCATCCTGAACTACTCGAACGGTGCTCTGCTGCGCGACGGGGTCGAGCACCGGGTGCTCTCCGGTTCGCTGCACTACTTCCGGGTGCACCCCGCACTGTGGCGCGATCGCCTCGAACGGATCGCGGCGCTCGGGCTCAACACTGTCGACACGTACGTCGCGTGGAACTTCCATCAGCGCCGGGCAGAGCAGCCGGCGGACTTCAGCGGTTGGCGTGATCTGGAGCGATTCGTGCGGCTGGCCGGCGAGCTCGGGCTCGACGTCATCGTGCGACCCGGGCCGTACATCTGCGCCGAGTGGGACAACGGGGGTTTCCCCGCGTGGCTCACGGCTCGCTCGGGCAGGGGGCTGCGCTCGTCCGATCCACTGTTCCTGGACGCTGTCGCTGAGTGGTTCGACGACCTCATCCCGCGCCTCGTCTCGCTGCAGGCCTCGCACGGGGGACCGATCGTCGCGATGCAGGTCGAGAACGAGTACGGCAGCTACGGCGACGACGGCACGTATCTGGCTTGGTTGCGGGACGCCCTCATCGAGCGCGGCGTCACCGAGTTGCTCTACACCGCGGACGGCCCGACCGACCTCATGCTCGATGGCGGATCCATCCCGGGAGTTCTCGCCACGGCGACGTTCGGCTCGCGCGCCACACAGGCGATCGGCTTGCTCCGGTCCCGGCGGAACGGAGAACCCTTCATCTGTGCCGAATACTGGAACGGCTGGTTCGACCACTGGGGAGAGCGGCATCATGTGCGGTCCGTCCCGAGCGCCGATGCCACCCTCGCGGAGATCCTCGAACTCGGCGGATCGGTGAGCCTCTACATGGCGCACGGCGGGACCAACTTCGGCTTGTGGGCGGGAGCGAACCACGACGGTGCGCTGCAGCCGACCATCACCAGTTACGACTCCGACGCGCCGGTCGCCGAGCACGGGGCTCTCACCGCCAAGTTCATGGCGTTGCGTGAGCGGCTGACCGAATTCACGGGTGTTCTCCCGCCGGCGCCCCCCGCCGCCCCTCCGGTGCTCGCGCCGCGAGCAATCTCTGTGGAATCGGGCCGAGCGCTGCTGGAGTCTCTCGGGTCCGCGGCGGCCGGAATCGCTTCGACGCGTCCACTGAGCTTCGAGCAACTCGGACTTCCGTCCGGCCTCGTCCTCTACAGCGCCCGGCCGCGATTGCCGCGGGGGAGCACGACCCTGACGATCACGGGCTTGCATGACCGCGCCCAGGTGTTCGTCGACGGAGTGCCGGCGGGCGTGATCTCGGACGAGACCGGAACCCTGGAGCTCGTAGGAACGGGCGCGCCCGTGGAGCTGCAGATTCTCGTCGAGAACCAGGGACGCATCAACTACGGGCCGCTGCTCGGCCAGGGCAAAGGCATTCTCGGTGGTGTGCAGGTCGGGCGTCGGCTCGTCCACGGCTGGACGATGCGCGCGCTGCCGCTGGACGAGTGGTCGCCCGCCATGCTGAGGCAGTTGGCATCCACTCCGGAGTCCGTCGGCGCGAGGATTTCCCGCGCGCCGGGCTTTGCCACAGCTCAGGTCGAGATCACCGAGCCCGCCGACACCTTCCTCGCGCTCCCTGGCTTCCGCAAGGGATTCGTCTGGGTCAACGGCTTTCTCGTGGGCAGGTACTGGGACGTGGGGCCGCAGCTCACGCTCTACGTTCCCGCCCCGCTGCTGACCTCCGGAGTCAACACGATCACCGTGCTGGAGCTGGAGCAGTCCGGGGACCGCATCGAATTCCGTGGCGCACCGGAACTCGGACCCACCGAGGAGTACATCGAGACCTTCGACGACGAGTAG
- a CDS encoding threonine/serine exporter ThrE family protein has product MDIGRAWRKFVRRWREPRVDTASTSDDPSTTQTLLMGLGSALLSIGVATTDIQRTLRSVATALGHPGMSIVVLPTVMIVSLPGVENRGMQAITPLASEVRFDRAADVYRLVLAAERGELTAEEGIASLKESLARPPRFPAGVRVVGHGVAAAGVALVLLGAQLDSMVGAFVLGTLVGAAKLAVRPGSFGATILPVFLSFVAALLVFTAAEAHLIAIPLQVLVPAMVTLLPGAALTTGIQELASGDMVSGSSRLVYGLTQLGLLASGIVAALSITGLSPSTALFAPEPGFGVLEPWVGVILLAAGFYLYYCGPSRSIFYLAFTLLIAYAAQVLTAQALPAVFGGFVGAFALTLVAYLLQALPGAPPAVVCFLPAFWLLVPGAAGLIGLTQRVLGLALDSLSLFTILGSIVAIALGVVSGTAFYRQIHRVAPSRWGLRFG; this is encoded by the coding sequence GTGGACATCGGTCGAGCGTGGCGCAAGTTCGTCCGGCGGTGGCGTGAGCCGCGGGTCGACACTGCGAGCACGAGCGACGACCCGTCGACGACGCAGACCCTTCTCATGGGGCTCGGCAGCGCGCTCCTCTCGATCGGGGTCGCCACCACCGACATCCAGCGCACGCTTCGTTCGGTGGCGACCGCGCTCGGTCACCCGGGGATGTCGATCGTCGTGCTGCCGACGGTGATGATCGTCTCGTTGCCCGGGGTGGAGAACCGCGGCATGCAGGCGATCACGCCGCTCGCCAGCGAAGTCCGTTTCGACCGTGCGGCGGACGTGTATCGCCTCGTGCTCGCGGCAGAGCGCGGTGAACTCACGGCGGAGGAGGGGATCGCCAGCCTCAAGGAGTCGCTCGCGCGGCCGCCGCGGTTCCCCGCCGGAGTGCGCGTCGTCGGTCACGGCGTCGCAGCGGCCGGGGTGGCGTTGGTGCTTCTCGGTGCCCAGCTCGACAGCATGGTCGGGGCGTTCGTCCTCGGGACCCTGGTCGGCGCTGCCAAGCTGGCAGTCCGGCCCGGTTCGTTCGGTGCGACGATCCTGCCGGTGTTCTTGTCCTTCGTCGCGGCGCTTCTGGTGTTCACGGCGGCTGAGGCACACCTCATCGCGATTCCGCTTCAGGTGCTCGTCCCCGCGATGGTGACCCTGCTGCCGGGCGCTGCGTTGACGACGGGGATCCAGGAGCTCGCATCGGGCGACATGGTTTCCGGCTCGAGTCGCCTGGTGTACGGCTTGACGCAGCTCGGCCTCCTCGCGTCGGGGATCGTCGCCGCCCTAAGCATCACCGGGCTCTCGCCCTCGACGGCGCTCTTCGCACCTGAGCCCGGATTCGGGGTGCTCGAGCCGTGGGTCGGCGTCATCCTTCTCGCCGCAGGGTTCTATCTCTACTACTGCGGCCCCAGCCGGTCCATCTTCTACCTGGCTTTCACGCTGCTCATCGCGTACGCGGCACAGGTGCTGACCGCCCAGGCCCTCCCGGCGGTCTTCGGCGGCTTCGTGGGTGCGTTCGCTCTCACACTGGTGGCGTACCTCCTGCAAGCCCTCCCCGGAGCGCCGCCCGCCGTGGTCTGCTTCCTCCCGGCCTTCTGGCTCCTTGTGCCGGGAGCTGCGGGGCTGATCGGCCTCACGCAACGGGTGCTCGGATTGGCACTCGATTCGCTGAGCCTCTTCACCATCCTCGGCTCGATCGTCGCCATCGCGCTCGGGGTGGTGTCCGGGACGGCGTTCTACCGGCAGATCCACCGGGTCGCCCCGTCCCGATGGGGGCTGCGGTTCGGCTGA
- a CDS encoding ABC transporter substrate-binding protein has translation MKKSAFRLAGVAGAVALGLVLAGCSSSGTGAEKSTVTFWGWAPGYADAVKAFNASHTDVSVTYQEVQPGAKGGYQKMLNAVTAKNAPCLAQVGYETLPSFAAQGALEDVSQYANGDKGKYQPAAWKSVSIGDAVYGAPVDTGPMALFYNKQLFDSLGLAAPTTWDEYQADAVKIHASDPNKFISSPYMDYDYAGLAWQPGATWFGVSGDSWKVTMASAENKKVADYWQGLVKDGVISSAPMYDQAWYTGLGNGDIATVVGAVWQAGVIKGGAADGSGKWAVAPMPQWKAGEDQVGNAGGSATAVLKGCNDPKGAWEFANWMSTDKTTFNTLVQKAGLYPAATALTSLPALTSGDPYFGGQKIYDVFSAAAAKVNPAWTWGPVMTKTAADLNDGLGKAWSGQGTIADALQTAQDKTVTELKTQGLKVSQ, from the coding sequence GTGAAGAAGTCAGCTTTTCGCCTGGCTGGTGTGGCCGGAGCGGTCGCGCTTGGCCTGGTGCTTGCAGGGTGTTCGTCCAGCGGGACGGGCGCCGAGAAGTCGACCGTCACGTTCTGGGGCTGGGCTCCGGGATACGCCGATGCGGTGAAGGCGTTCAACGCGTCGCACACGGATGTGAGCGTCACGTACCAAGAGGTGCAGCCGGGGGCCAAGGGCGGCTACCAGAAGATGCTCAATGCGGTCACTGCGAAGAACGCGCCGTGTCTCGCCCAGGTCGGCTACGAGACGTTGCCGAGCTTCGCCGCGCAGGGTGCACTCGAGGACGTCTCCCAGTACGCGAACGGGGATAAGGGGAAGTACCAGCCCGCGGCCTGGAAGTCCGTCTCGATCGGCGACGCGGTCTACGGTGCGCCCGTCGACACCGGTCCCATGGCGCTGTTCTACAACAAGCAGCTCTTCGACTCGCTCGGGCTCGCCGCACCGACCACCTGGGATGAGTACCAGGCGGACGCGGTGAAGATCCACGCGTCCGACCCGAACAAGTTCATTTCGTCCCCCTACATGGACTACGACTACGCGGGACTCGCATGGCAGCCTGGTGCGACGTGGTTCGGTGTGAGCGGCGACTCCTGGAAGGTGACGATGGCGTCCGCCGAGAACAAGAAGGTCGCCGACTACTGGCAGGGCCTGGTGAAGGACGGGGTCATCAGCAGCGCTCCGATGTACGACCAGGCCTGGTACACGGGCCTCGGCAACGGCGACATCGCCACCGTCGTCGGCGCGGTCTGGCAGGCCGGAGTGATCAAGGGAGGCGCCGCGGACGGTTCCGGCAAGTGGGCGGTGGCGCCGATGCCGCAGTGGAAGGCCGGCGAGGATCAGGTCGGCAACGCCGGCGGCTCCGCGACGGCGGTGCTGAAGGGCTGCAACGACCCGAAGGGCGCCTGGGAGTTCGCCAACTGGATGAGCACCGACAAGACGACCTTCAACACGCTCGTGCAGAAGGCGGGCCTCTACCCGGCCGCCACGGCCCTGACGAGTCTCCCCGCGCTCACCTCGGGCGACCCCTACTTCGGCGGTCAGAAGATCTATGACGTCTTCAGCGCTGCGGCGGCCAAGGTGAACCCCGCCTGGACCTGGGGGCCGGTCATGACGAAGACGGCGGCCGACCTCAACGACGGCCTCGGCAAGGCCTGGTCGGGGCAAGGCACCATCGCCGATGCCCTGCAGACCGCGCAGGACAAGACGGTGACAGAGCTGAAGACGCAGGGGCTGAAGGTCAGCCAGTAG